A genomic region of Gossypium hirsutum isolate 1008001.06 chromosome D01, Gossypium_hirsutum_v2.1, whole genome shotgun sequence contains the following coding sequences:
- the LOC107934803 gene encoding uncharacterized protein At5g49945, with translation MDLSSFRLLFLLSLLVTHLSFSHVLADSHFEGFDAEEDDPVEDDILHHHSIPSPPVTQSDSQPLSDLETKSHPDPNPVPTSDSPSQSDLQKPSTTSFDYWDEDEFEGLPIEQPPPEPPKVTETATPDDPESETTSKPQNATVPKKSFTVEIACGSFLIVFIVNYFTGKRENENLALAWAAKFATKGSIFEKNFSLLGVGEGEDSPLLLKEGQTVFKFYASGRRYCQGLLATMELKSRHDLISRLFNLVVPCKDEITFEVYMNDEAMDQVVFAVAKKKAAKGMQKEVRDLQRFAGLMPTPSGRKWVVDELSVISESKEVAGDLITETVLEQVFGDKAFEKYGKNFISMHFSDQHPGLLRKMLLFKFALPDANHMADITRLVALVPYYIDLIGRYKLSSQARSKTEAARVKAAQEAYKELQNARQEALQRKKAEKKKMLEEAEAKLSAEAARKREAKDRARQMKKAMPRMKMTRAH, from the exons ATGGACCTTTCTTCCTTCCGCTTGCTTTTCCTCCTCTCTCTTTTGGTTACCCATCTCTCTTTCTCTCATGTCCTCGCTGATTCCCACTTCGAAGGATTTGACGCCGAAGAGGATGACCCTGTTGAAGATGACATCTTACATCACCATTCCATCCCATCGCCTCCTGTAACTCAGTCCGATTCACAGCCCCTTTCAGATCTTGAAACCAAATCCCATCCTGATCCGAATCCTGTCCCCACTTCGGATTCTCCGTCCCAGTCGGATCTTCAAAAGCCCTCCACTACTTCTTTCGACTACTGGGATGAGGACGAGTTCGAGGGTTTACCCATCGAACAACCGCCACCCGAACCTCCAAAAGTTACTGAAACCGCTACTCCCGATGACCCAGAATCGGAAACAACTTCGAAACCCCAAAACGCTACGGTTCCGAAGAAATCGTTCACGGTGGAGATTGCCTGTGGGTCTTTCTTGATTGTTTTTATAGTCAATTACTTTACCGGTAAACGTGAAAACGAGAACCTTGCTTTGGCATGGGCAGCCAAATTCGCTACAAAAGGTTCTATCTTTGAGAAAAATTTCAGTCTTTTGGGTGTGGGAGAAGGGGAGGACTCGCCGTTGCTGTTAAAAGAAGGGCAAACCGTATTCAAATTCTACGCGAGTGGACGAAGATACTGCCAGGGATTGCTGGCAACGATGGAGTTAAAGAGCAGACATGATCTGATATCGAGATTGTTTAATTTGGTGGTCCCGTGTAAAGATGAAATTACTTTTGAAGTTTATATGAATGACGAAGCAATGGATCAGGTGGTTTTCGCGGTGGCAAAGAAGAAAGCGGCCAAAGGGATGCAAAAAGAGGTGAGAGATTTACAAAGATTTGCCGGGTTGATGCCGACTCCTAGTGGAAGAAAATGGGTGGTGGATGAACTATCCGTCATTTCCGAGTCAAAGGAGGTTGCTGGGGATCTGATTACCGAGACTGTGCTTGAGCAG GTTTTTGGGGACAAAGCTTTTGAGAAATACGGAAAGAATTTCATTTCGATGCATTTTTCAGATCAACATCCTGGTCTGCTCAGGAAGATGCTGTTGTTTAAGTTTGCCCTCCCTGATGCCAACCACATGGCTGACATCACTCGCTTGGTAGCTCTTGTACCATACTACATTGACTTAATTGGGCGGTACAAGCTCAGCTCACAG GCTCGATCCAAAACTGAAGCAGCAAGAGTGAAGGCTGCCCAAGAAGCATACAAAGAACTTCAAAATGCAAGGCAAGAAGCATTGCAGAGAAAGAAAGCAGAGAAGAAAAAGATGTTAGAAGAGGCAGAGGCAAAGCTCAGTGCAGAAGCGGCTCGCAAGAGAGAAGCAAAAGATCGTGCTCGGCAGATGAAGAAGGCAATGCCAAGAATGAAGATGACCCGCGCACATTAG